The following proteins are co-located in the Marispirochaeta aestuarii genome:
- a CDS encoding LacI family DNA-binding transcriptional regulator, which translates to MNIYDIAREAGVSIATISRVLNGSPKVKESTRTRIERILEKHHYSPSAFARGMVYGSMHTIGVLTVDVRDLYFGTVTHAIEQAFSRSGYTTVLCNTGGIPERQLHYLELLTTKKVDGIILVGSYFDNRELEEAIRHVAARIPVIMLNRDLQGDNIWSVVCDEAQGISACVAHLSALGHRDIIYIRDTTTFSAMRKLSGFRRGMESAGLENAEAAVIETGKGIEGGINGVLRAAELGVPFSAVVTGDDVCAAGVIKGLKKLGRIPGREVSVTGFNDSLLARSTDPELSSVNSRPEEMGETAVSILSRVLEGEDPPKITLVRPELVLRESTSPFTGKKE; encoded by the coding sequence TAGCTACAATCTCGCGGGTACTGAACGGCAGCCCCAAGGTCAAGGAATCAACCCGGACCAGGATTGAAAGGATCCTGGAAAAGCACCACTACTCCCCCAGCGCCTTTGCCCGCGGCATGGTCTACGGCAGCATGCATACCATCGGAGTACTGACCGTGGACGTCAGAGACCTCTACTTCGGTACCGTCACCCACGCCATCGAACAGGCTTTTTCCCGATCCGGCTACACCACGGTACTCTGTAACACCGGAGGTATCCCGGAGCGCCAGCTTCACTATCTGGAACTGTTGACCACCAAAAAGGTGGACGGTATCATTCTGGTAGGCTCCTACTTCGACAACCGGGAGCTCGAGGAGGCCATACGCCACGTGGCGGCCAGGATTCCGGTAATCATGCTCAACCGGGACCTTCAGGGGGATAACATCTGGTCGGTAGTCTGCGATGAGGCCCAGGGAATTTCCGCCTGCGTAGCCCATCTCAGCGCCCTGGGACACCGGGATATCATTTACATCAGGGACACCACCACCTTCAGCGCCATGCGCAAACTCTCCGGTTTCCGCCGGGGAATGGAGTCGGCGGGTCTTGAAAACGCTGAGGCTGCCGTTATTGAAACAGGAAAGGGAATCGAAGGCGGGATAAACGGGGTACTGCGGGCTGCGGAACTGGGTGTTCCCTTCAGTGCCGTTGTGACCGGAGACGACGTCTGTGCCGCCGGGGTCATAAAGGGGCTCAAAAAGCTGGGACGAATTCCCGGAAGGGAGGTCTCCGTCACCGGCTTCAACGATTCCCTGCTTGCCCGAAGTACCGATCCGGAACTGAGTTCCGTTAACAGCCGGCCCGAAGAGATGGGAGAAACCGCCGTTTCGATCCTGTCCAGGGTTCTGGAGGGGGAAGATCCCCCGAAAATCACCCTGGTACGGCCGGAATTGGTACTCCGGGAGAGTACCTCCCCGTTTACGGGAAAAAAGGAGTAA
- a CDS encoding tagaturonate reductase — protein sequence MKQLSRENAASFTFPPEIQAPDLTVRPVKVLQFGEGNFLRGFVDWMIDRMNRAGVFNGSVQIVQPISRGMVEELNEQGGIYTLFLRGLRKGSVIEQKEVIASVSGGINPYRDFDAFLRAAENPELRFVVSNTTEAGIAYTPEELPLNAPSASFPGKVVQLLYQRFSSFHGAADKGLVFLPCELIDRNGDNLKRIVLQLTREWTLPEDFRRWILEANVFCNTLVDRIVTGYPREQAVEYEGELGYRDKLLDTGELFHLWVIEGPAELKEEFPLQDADIRVVWTDDMTPYRTRKVRILNGAHTMTVPAAYLAGMETVGECLADNVVASFMKKGIFDEIMPVMEMPKKELKEYADEVLERFSNPFITHYLLDISLNSVSKFKARVLPSLKDYISRKKEVPGILSFSLAALIRFYRGSELKNGSLSGTRGGRTYRITDNQEVLEFFRGLWTEHAEGSKDLKAVAEAALAESRFWGEDLTGLKGLASAVAAHLENIQRAGMLAAIKDLL from the coding sequence ATGAAGCAGTTGTCACGAGAAAACGCCGCGTCATTTACATTCCCCCCGGAGATCCAGGCCCCGGATCTGACGGTCCGGCCGGTAAAGGTCCTGCAGTTCGGGGAGGGGAACTTTCTCCGGGGATTCGTGGACTGGATGATCGACCGCATGAACCGCGCCGGGGTTTTTAACGGCAGCGTTCAGATAGTGCAGCCTATTTCCCGGGGAATGGTGGAGGAACTTAACGAGCAGGGAGGAATCTATACCCTCTTTCTGAGGGGCCTGCGCAAGGGTTCGGTAATCGAGCAGAAGGAGGTGATCGCCTCCGTTAGCGGCGGCATAAATCCCTACAGGGATTTCGATGCGTTTCTAAGGGCCGCGGAAAACCCGGAACTCAGGTTTGTCGTCTCCAACACCACCGAGGCAGGAATAGCCTACACCCCGGAGGAACTTCCCCTGAATGCCCCATCGGCCTCCTTTCCGGGAAAGGTGGTTCAGCTGCTGTATCAGCGTTTTTCCAGCTTCCACGGTGCGGCCGATAAGGGTCTGGTGTTTCTGCCCTGTGAACTGATCGACCGCAACGGGGACAACCTGAAGCGAATCGTTCTTCAGCTTACCCGGGAGTGGACGCTGCCGGAGGATTTCCGGAGATGGATACTGGAAGCCAATGTCTTCTGCAACACCCTGGTGGACCGCATTGTAACCGGCTACCCCAGGGAGCAGGCTGTTGAGTACGAGGGAGAACTGGGTTACCGGGACAAACTTCTGGACACCGGAGAGCTCTTTCATCTCTGGGTTATCGAGGGTCCGGCGGAATTGAAAGAGGAGTTTCCCCTCCAGGATGCGGATATCCGGGTCGTCTGGACCGATGACATGACCCCCTACCGGACCCGGAAGGTGAGAATCCTCAACGGCGCCCACACCATGACCGTTCCCGCGGCCTACCTGGCGGGGATGGAAACCGTGGGGGAGTGTCTCGCCGACAATGTGGTCGCCTCCTTCATGAAGAAGGGCATCTTCGACGAGATCATGCCCGTCATGGAGATGCCCAAAAAAGAGCTGAAGGAATACGCCGACGAGGTGCTGGAACGCTTTTCCAACCCCTTCATAACCCACTACCTGCTGGATATATCCCTGAACTCTGTTTCAAAGTTCAAGGCCCGGGTCCTTCCGTCCCTGAAGGACTATATCTCCCGGAAAAAGGAAGTCCCCGGGATATTAAGCTTCTCCCTGGCGGCACTGATACGCTTTTACCGGGGGAGCGAGCTCAAGAACGGCAGCCTCAGCGGGACCCGTGGGGGAAGGACCTACCGGATTACCGACAACCAGGAGGTCCTGGAGTTCTTCCGCGGCCTGTGGACGGAACACGCAGAAGGCTCAAAGGACCTTAAGGCAGTGGCAGAAGCGGCCCTTGCCGAATCCCGGTTCTGGGGAGAGGACCTGACCGGGCTAAAGGGACTTGCGTCAGCCGTTGCCGCACACCTTGAAAACATTCAGCGGGCGGGTATGCTCGCCGCAATAAAAGACCTTTTATAA
- a CDS encoding UxaA family hydrolase: MSTYRIHTRDNVAVAVEDLKAGETLNIEDVQLICRSEIPRGHKFALRSIEAGSSIIKYGYPIGTALQNIEAGDHIHVHNLKTSLSGTLEYDYEPVDSRLQAAESRSFMGFPRPDGKAGTRNEVWIIPISGCVNRTTQMLAQSGLPLPENVEGIHAFPHPYGCSQLGDDHEHTRSILAGLAEHPNAGAVLLIGLGCENNQMDSFIELLKERGSWNDERIRWMVTQDVEDELETGRELLKRCISYAAGFRRRELPSSRLVVGLKCGGSDGLSGLTANPLVGAFSDDLIAQGGSTILTEVPEMFGAETILMNRAADHNVYGKIVSLINSFKEYFLRHNQTVYENPSPGNKKGGISTLEDKSLGCTQKSGDAPVADVIRYGQVLKTPGLNLLQGPGNDIVSVTALAAAGAQIILFTTGRGNPLGSPVPTVKIASNNDLAVRKAHWIDFSAGDLVSKPGTLMETLRKDLMGVVLDHASGKRTRNEEHGYREIAIFKDGVIL; the protein is encoded by the coding sequence ATGAGCACCTATCGCATTCACACCAGAGACAATGTAGCTGTCGCAGTTGAAGATCTGAAGGCCGGAGAAACCCTGAACATCGAGGATGTTCAGCTAATCTGCAGGAGCGAAATCCCCCGGGGCCACAAGTTCGCCCTTCGCAGCATCGAGGCGGGAAGCAGCATTATCAAATACGGCTACCCCATCGGTACCGCCCTGCAGAATATCGAAGCCGGGGACCACATCCATGTACACAACCTGAAAACCTCTCTTTCCGGAACCCTGGAGTACGACTACGAACCGGTTGACTCCCGCCTTCAGGCGGCGGAATCCCGCAGTTTTATGGGATTTCCGCGTCCCGACGGCAAGGCCGGTACCCGCAACGAGGTCTGGATCATTCCCATCTCGGGCTGCGTGAACAGAACAACCCAGATGCTGGCACAGAGCGGCCTTCCCCTGCCGGAGAACGTGGAGGGCATCCACGCCTTTCCCCATCCCTATGGCTGCTCCCAGCTGGGGGACGACCATGAGCACACCCGCAGTATCCTGGCGGGACTTGCGGAGCACCCCAATGCCGGAGCCGTACTCCTGATCGGTCTGGGCTGCGAAAACAACCAGATGGACAGCTTCATCGAGCTTCTGAAGGAACGGGGATCCTGGAACGATGAGCGCATCCGGTGGATGGTTACCCAGGATGTGGAGGATGAACTCGAGACCGGCAGGGAGCTCCTCAAGCGCTGTATCAGCTATGCCGCGGGCTTCCGGCGCCGGGAGCTTCCTTCATCCAGACTTGTCGTCGGTCTCAAGTGCGGAGGTTCCGACGGACTCTCCGGCCTTACGGCGAACCCTCTGGTAGGGGCCTTTTCCGACGACCTGATCGCCCAGGGGGGCAGCACGATACTGACGGAGGTGCCGGAGATGTTCGGTGCCGAGACGATCCTCATGAACCGTGCAGCGGACCATAACGTCTACGGAAAGATTGTCTCCCTTATCAACAGTTTCAAGGAATACTTTCTCAGGCACAACCAGACGGTTTACGAAAATCCCAGTCCCGGCAATAAAAAGGGGGGAATATCCACCCTGGAGGACAAGTCCCTGGGCTGTACCCAGAAAAGCGGGGACGCCCCGGTGGCGGATGTTATCCGCTACGGCCAGGTGCTGAAGACCCCGGGGCTCAACCTGCTCCAGGGACCCGGCAACGACATCGTGTCGGTAACCGCCCTGGCAGCCGCGGGCGCCCAGATAATCCTCTTTACCACCGGAAGGGGAAACCCCCTGGGCTCGCCGGTCCCCACGGTCAAGATCGCCAGCAACAACGACCTGGCGGTCAGGAAAGCGCACTGGATCGACTTCAGCGCCGGAGACCTGGTTTCAAAGCCCGGAACCCTGATGGAGACCCTGCGGAAGGATTTGATGGGAGTTGTGCTTGATCATGCCTCTGGGAAGCGTACCCGAAACGAGGAACACGGCTACCGGGAGATAGCGATTTTCAAGGACGGGGTCATTCTCTGA
- a CDS encoding cation diffusion facilitator family transporter: MPERRARIIARASVIGIVANALLSAAKIIVGFIAGSYAVISDGIDSATDILTSAITLVTINISEKPPDVNHPYGHTRAETIATKLLSFIIFFAGAQLAIITIQHLISGEVSSVPRTAALVVTGVSIIGKLGLAMYKYRVGCSTGSSMLIADAANMRNDIFISLTVLAGLFATHVLHMPVIDPIIAFLLSIWIMRVALGIFLETSVELMDGQADPEIYRKIFCAVSEVEGAMNPHRTRVRRIGRLQVVDLDIEVDGNATVLLGHRIAGRVEEAIKREIPDVYDVIVHIEPRGKGEHRERYGLSQQIMDEEQNSC, encoded by the coding sequence ATGCCTGAACGACGAGCCAGAATCATTGCCCGGGCTTCGGTGATCGGTATAGTTGCCAACGCCCTGCTCTCGGCGGCGAAAATCATCGTCGGGTTCATTGCCGGCAGCTATGCCGTTATCAGCGACGGAATCGATTCTGCCACGGACATCCTTACCTCCGCGATCACCCTGGTAACCATCAATATCAGCGAAAAACCGCCGGATGTTAATCATCCCTACGGGCACACCCGGGCCGAGACCATCGCCACCAAGCTGCTGAGCTTCATTATCTTCTTTGCCGGCGCTCAGCTGGCGATCATCACCATACAGCACCTGATCTCCGGAGAGGTTTCCTCGGTTCCCCGGACCGCCGCTCTGGTTGTAACCGGAGTTTCAATCATCGGAAAACTCGGACTCGCCATGTACAAGTACCGGGTTGGCTGTTCAACGGGCAGTTCCATGCTGATCGCCGATGCGGCGAACATGCGGAACGATATCTTTATCTCCCTGACGGTGCTGGCAGGACTCTTTGCGACCCATGTGCTGCATATGCCGGTGATCGACCCGATCATCGCTTTTCTCCTCAGCATCTGGATCATGCGGGTCGCCCTGGGGATCTTTCTGGAGACCTCGGTGGAGCTGATGGACGGACAGGCCGATCCGGAGATCTACCGGAAGATCTTCTGCGCGGTCAGCGAGGTAGAAGGGGCCATGAATCCCCACCGGACCCGGGTACGCAGAATCGGCAGGCTGCAGGTTGTGGATCTCGATATAGAGGTCGACGGCAATGCCACGGTTCTGCTGGGACACAGGATCGCGGGCCGGGTGGAGGAGGCCATAAAGCGGGAGATCCCCGATGTGTACGACGTAATAGTTCACATAGAACCCCGGGGCAAGGGGGAGCATCGTGAGCGATACGGCCTTTCTCAGCAGATCATGGACGAGGAACAGAACAGCTGCTGA
- a CDS encoding adenylate/guanylate cyclase domain-containing protein, with protein MTIRRKIILIVLPLLMTPLLMTVLVSSLSARNGISIIAAEFLRFKNDTVLNYARSQWDLLMNNGFDSDPEFVAAAKEAVSSFAGTIIRSDTELILAVDRTGSPVLATRKIELSPAEQESLAESFAKELEGWRRLRLAGESYVGQAAFFAPFDWYILSTEKEEVFYAALGQIYRRTAIILILSLAAAAALLIVFSNILTRPLNAMVDVIREIISTGDLSKKVSLQYQDETGQLGHYFNLMTGELDKAYSQIKKYAYEMVLAKNRETRIRHIFQKYVPNNVIEQFEEAPESMLKGDNRVMAVLFSDIRSFTTISENMSPDVLVESLNGYFEKMVDVVLAKNGIVDKYIGDAIMAFFGAPVKGDNDALLSVEAGLGMLSSLEVFNRRQRSLGMPPFRIGIGINYGVVTVGNIGSEKKMDYTVIGDMVNLASRLEGLTKIYHEPIIVSESVQQRVASSYPCRLIDRVIVKGKSSAVRIYTVRESLSEKEKEAWEIYHAAMDLYIRRDFAEAGKRFERVLELLPRDYPAKMYRKRSEDFFRNPPPADWQGESVMTSK; from the coding sequence ATGACCATACGGCGAAAGATCATTCTGATTGTCCTGCCCCTGTTGATGACGCCTCTTTTAATGACGGTCCTCGTCTCTTCATTATCGGCACGCAACGGTATAAGTATAATAGCCGCGGAGTTCCTGCGTTTTAAGAATGATACCGTTCTCAACTATGCCCGCAGCCAGTGGGACCTGCTGATGAACAACGGCTTTGATTCTGATCCGGAGTTCGTTGCTGCGGCAAAAGAAGCCGTCTCGAGCTTTGCGGGCACCATAATCCGCAGCGATACCGAGCTCATCCTTGCTGTGGACAGGACGGGCAGTCCCGTACTGGCTACCCGGAAGATAGAGCTTTCTCCGGCGGAGCAGGAATCTCTGGCTGAAAGCTTTGCGAAGGAACTGGAAGGCTGGCGGAGGCTGCGTCTCGCAGGGGAATCCTATGTAGGCCAGGCCGCATTCTTTGCCCCCTTTGACTGGTACATTCTCAGTACGGAAAAGGAGGAGGTCTTCTATGCCGCTCTGGGCCAGATTTACCGTCGTACGGCGATAATCCTGATTCTCTCCCTGGCTGCGGCAGCAGCCCTTCTGATTGTATTCTCCAATATCCTTACCCGCCCTCTGAATGCGATGGTGGATGTCATCCGGGAGATCATCTCCACGGGGGACCTGTCAAAAAAGGTAAGTCTCCAGTACCAGGACGAGACCGGCCAGCTGGGGCATTACTTTAACCTTATGACGGGGGAGCTGGATAAAGCCTACTCTCAGATAAAGAAGTACGCCTACGAAATGGTCCTGGCGAAAAACCGGGAAACACGAATTCGCCATATTTTCCAGAAATACGTTCCCAATAATGTGATTGAACAGTTCGAGGAGGCCCCGGAATCGATGCTGAAGGGGGACAACCGGGTGATGGCGGTGCTCTTTTCCGACATCCGTTCCTTTACCACGATTTCCGAGAATATGTCTCCGGATGTGCTTGTGGAGTCCCTGAACGGCTATTTTGAGAAGATGGTGGATGTAGTCCTCGCAAAGAACGGCATCGTCGACAAGTATATCGGGGATGCCATCATGGCCTTCTTCGGCGCCCCGGTGAAGGGTGACAACGATGCCCTTCTGTCGGTGGAGGCGGGGCTCGGGATGCTGTCCTCCCTGGAGGTCTTCAACAGACGGCAGCGCAGTCTGGGCATGCCGCCCTTCAGGATCGGCATCGGCATAAATTACGGTGTCGTGACGGTGGGGAACATCGGGTCGGAAAAGAAGATGGACTATACCGTCATCGGTGACATGGTAAACCTTGCCTCCCGGCTGGAAGGACTTACCAAGATTTACCATGAGCCGATAATCGTCTCCGAGTCGGTTCAGCAGCGGGTGGCGTCAAGCTATCCCTGCAGGCTGATTGACAGGGTAATCGTAAAGGGAAAAAGTTCCGCCGTACGCATCTACACTGTACGGGAGTCCCTGTCCGAGAAGGAGAAAGAGGCCTGGGAGATCTACCACGCGGCCATGGACCTGTATATCCGGCGGGATTTCGCCGAAGCGGGAAAGCGCTTTGAGCGGGTACTGGAGCTGCTCCCCCGGGATTATCCGGCGAAAATGTACCGGAAGCGCAGTGAAGATTTTTTCAGGAACCCTCCCCCCGCAGACTGGCAGGGGGAATCGGTCATGACCTCAAAATAA
- a CDS encoding coiled-coil domain-containing protein, whose protein sequence is MGSLLSRARMLRERPLHPSQGLLRKARSLQERITGRPSADIESLDPRRTKEQEIMAEMDSILEQNRLAITDETLKFSALSSGARFPVILNLTAAVLMLVVGTGLFFLFNRGEASQVDPAGRISSAESRIISAVREESRQELARKEEEINSINRQLRQAQEARVALIAETENELLRREAQLKEEMSRELEAERRRLLAAGLDQVDLDEQLSRYREQQQGEYEEQLAAVNAELEARLEERSAELNQQMEEYRQALSSARTEQESIQERLATARDEAARAVQEAGADRSAALNRLETLNRQQGQKTLVEEHLLSMYDGVNTQLQRGEYREASLQLDRIEEFINSSAAETIMVLNNRMEVEQFLLGSLRRLIAVEAGTGGELPRFGPLLASVSARVEEGNRLFSEGNLEEAGKAYTEALNTIPEIETGYARLQEIEEGQLARERSLLEERLAEGDRLYREARYQASVDRYREALGILERQAPPLDQLVTHLMDAGYHLRSENEAQPEPVIITRVIREEIPAEDTARIEKARAEEERRRLLLEQLDLLRSRYAEGSSTQESKASRQALITLLNTKLLIRQALASEEVRRQYPDLYRNADEVLDMYGVEQRREGKTEALRDVVAITDYLENNPSSSPPTATAESARQRELLLQFLENLKELLGEKPTKNPDYSSPEM, encoded by the coding sequence ATGGGAAGCCTTCTTTCACGGGCCCGGATGCTCCGGGAGAGACCCCTCCATCCTTCTCAAGGTCTTCTGAGGAAGGCCCGAAGCCTCCAGGAACGAATCACCGGAAGACCTTCCGCAGATATTGAATCCCTCGACCCGCGGCGGACAAAAGAGCAGGAAATCATGGCGGAGATGGACTCCATCCTGGAACAGAACCGTCTTGCCATAACCGATGAGACCCTGAAGTTCTCTGCCCTCTCCTCGGGCGCCCGTTTCCCTGTCATACTGAACCTGACCGCCGCAGTCCTGATGCTTGTCGTCGGAACAGGCCTCTTTTTCCTCTTCAACCGGGGAGAGGCATCACAGGTCGACCCTGCCGGGCGAATCAGTTCCGCGGAAAGCAGGATAATTTCCGCCGTGAGGGAGGAATCCCGCCAGGAACTGGCCCGCAAGGAAGAAGAGATCAATTCCATAAACCGGCAGCTCCGGCAAGCCCAGGAGGCCAGGGTCGCCCTGATCGCCGAAACAGAAAACGAGCTGTTGCGCAGGGAGGCCCAGCTGAAGGAAGAGATGTCCCGGGAACTCGAGGCGGAGCGCCGGCGCCTTCTGGCAGCCGGACTCGACCAAGTCGACCTCGATGAACAGCTCTCCCGCTACCGGGAGCAGCAGCAGGGGGAATACGAGGAACAGCTCGCCGCGGTAAACGCCGAACTCGAAGCCCGCCTGGAAGAACGCTCCGCGGAACTGAACCAGCAGATGGAGGAGTACCGGCAGGCCCTGAGCAGCGCCAGAACAGAACAGGAAAGTATCCAGGAAAGGCTTGCCACGGCCAGGGATGAGGCTGCCCGGGCTGTTCAAGAGGCCGGGGCCGACCGGAGTGCCGCCCTGAACAGGCTGGAGACCCTCAATCGGCAGCAGGGTCAGAAAACTCTCGTGGAGGAGCATCTTCTGTCCATGTATGACGGCGTCAATACACAGCTGCAGCGGGGAGAATACCGGGAAGCCTCTCTGCAGCTCGATCGGATAGAGGAATTTATCAACAGTAGCGCCGCCGAAACCATAATGGTTCTGAATAACAGAATGGAAGTCGAACAGTTTCTTCTAGGCTCCCTGCGCCGCCTTATTGCCGTTGAAGCCGGCACAGGCGGGGAGCTTCCACGCTTCGGCCCTCTGCTGGCATCCGTCTCCGCCAGGGTTGAAGAAGGCAACCGTCTCTTCAGTGAAGGAAATCTGGAAGAGGCCGGGAAGGCCTATACTGAAGCCCTGAACACAATACCGGAGATTGAAACCGGCTATGCCCGTCTTCAGGAGATAGAGGAAGGTCAGCTGGCCCGGGAGCGCAGTCTTCTCGAAGAACGCCTTGCAGAAGGGGACAGGCTCTACCGGGAAGCCAGGTACCAGGCTTCCGTGGACCGCTACCGGGAAGCCCTGGGAATTCTGGAAAGGCAGGCGCCGCCCCTGGATCAGCTGGTTACCCATCTGATGGACGCGGGCTATCATTTACGCAGTGAAAACGAGGCACAGCCGGAACCGGTAATCATTACCAGGGTCATCAGGGAAGAGATCCCCGCAGAAGATACCGCACGTATCGAGAAAGCCAGGGCTGAGGAGGAAAGACGCCGGCTGCTCCTGGAACAGCTTGACCTGCTCCGCTCAAGATATGCAGAGGGCTCCTCGACGCAAGAGTCAAAAGCTTCCCGGCAAGCCCTCATTACTCTGTTGAACACCAAGCTGCTTATCCGGCAGGCCCTGGCCAGCGAAGAGGTCCGCAGGCAGTATCCCGATCTCTACAGGAACGCTGATGAAGTTCTTGATATGTATGGCGTGGAACAGCGCCGGGAAGGTAAAACCGAAGCCCTCCGGGATGTCGTGGCCATTACCGATTACCTGGAGAACAATCCTTCCAGTTCCCCCCCCACGGCCACCGCGGAAAGTGCCCGCCAGCGGGAGCTTCTGCTGCAGTTTCTGGAGAACCTGAAAGAGCTGCTGGGAGAAAAACCGACAAAAAACCCCGATTATTCCTCTCCAGAAATGTAG